The DNA segment TGGAGAAAGAAACTAGTCAAGACAGCAGGATCATGTCATTGTTCCAAATAATGTCCAAACAACAGAATAAGTTTACAGAAAAGACCCATAAAACCACATATAAAGTACAACACATACTTTAAAAAAAGTACAACAGAGGTTACAACCATCAGATACAGAAGCTGGTAATAATTTCACAACCAATTACCCGTCGCTGGTCAGCATAAAGGCGACGAGCACCATAATGAGGGAGACAGTAATGGTTGTGCCAGCAAATAACCATATAGCCCATTGAGAGGAGCCCCGCCTCTCTTGACCAGCCCTCTCCACCTCCTTCAAGAGATCCCTAATCTCATCGATGTCCGAATCCTTAGCTGCATGAATCAGTCTGCTCTGGACCTCATCAAGTTTGGCGAGTCTTTTGGTTTTGGTTGCATCTTTAGCAGACCAAATGAAGCCAGTCATTCTCCACAGAAGGATGCCGACATAGATTGCCACTATACAGTCTACAGTGTAATGGTGGCGTTCTCGAATCTCTCTCTGGGCACTGTGCAGCACTAGAATCCATGTCAGAGCTGACGTCCAGCCACCATATGCTTCCTGAGGCCAGAAACAATTAAAGTATATTTTAGCAGTTCTACCAAGAATTCCAATATGCAGatcagaaataaaataaaaaattcagaAATGCAGGTATGCCACCTTACCACTCTAAATTCATTCTGTTAAATCAAGaatatgaaacttaaaactatagaTTGTTTAGATATGACTTTCAACATTAAACTGAGGTGCTCATGCAACATTTGTTCTGCTAGAACCTATGATTATGAAGTCACTGCTCTGAATTTATGAAAATTTCCTGATCACAATAATAGAGTGGATGGGTTTTTCTGCTTCTCATTCCATTGTTTTACTTCCATTTATGAGCTCCCTTTTCATCTAACACATGACAGAGAATAATAAAACCAACAGCATAAGTTTCAGAGGCAATTGGATATCTATGAAGCTTAAGACAATGCAATTAGAGGATGTGATTTTGTTTCAACAATAAACTGAGGAGTCATTTGTTTCCTTCCAcagtacttgtgattttgatattcTTGCAAGCTATAAATAtaggataaaaataaattcagaaAAGAGGATATGAGAAACAAAGTGATAGATTAGATGCAATTAATTGATATCAACCACACTTAGTCGTTTAAAAAGAAATTCAGAAAAGAGGATATGAGAAACAAAGTGATAGATTAGATGCAATTAATTGATATCAACCACACTTAGTCAGATAAAAATGTCAAGATAATAACAAGGAGCAAAAGGTGATTCATTTATCAGAATGTGGCTAATATTAAAAGATGGTGAAGCTATAGTAAAAAACATGGTTCATATTATAACAAGCAACAATAAGCCAAAAATGTCCCAACAGTCACAAACATTGTCCATACACCACACCAAATGCCTCAAGCAAATTTATCCATTATCATCTATAATTAAATTATgctgtttaaaaaaataaaacacatGCAAAAAGAATTAAGCATACCGTCCATGCCATAGCAGTCAGTACAGCAACAAGCATATGACCACTGTATAGCAGGTCATTACAACCGCCACCAGCTTTCTTCAACAATTGATACCATGAAGATCCTTCTGAAACAGTGGGCCTCAATATATCTATCAGAAAGTTCATCCGGCCCCAATTAGGCCGATATTCACCAGGATATTCTCCAATTGTGGCTAAAAGACAAGcaggaaaaaaaataattagCAGCTTATAGATTTAGAATGTTAAACTAATAAATAAGTTAGATCTTGACCAATCCTAACTAAACTAACCATAGGGCATATCTGTTTGTATTAGCTTGCGAATGGCATCCGAGTCAGAAGCATATGGCATATAATATTTCTGTACCCAAGGATGAGGATGATAGGGTACTGGAAATCGAACTTCAGCACACCAAGGTCGTACCGATGGAAGAATTGTAGAAACAAATGTTACAGCTCGAAGAAGACGCCCTATAGCCATGGTAAACATATACCTCGCGGCGAGTCCAAGACCAGGGGCTTTAACAGAGTTAAAAACCACAGAGAAAGCCAACATCACAAACAGCATTAAGAAATGATGTAGCCCAATTATATGTGCTCTTAGCACGTCAACCACAACTTGTGGAAGCTTCTCATTCAGGAACAAAAGCAACCACTGACCACTATCAGGAAGTGGGGGTGAAGATCTGCCAATTGAGAATTTCTTGAATCAGCAAAGTTGAAAACCATAATAAATAATCAATATTAGAATGCATGCTGATCTTTTGAGATGTATAAATAATTATGGGCAAACACTGAAAATTATTTTGTAAATAGAATTGTCTAAAAACAACAGCTTCTGATAGTGCCATGAAGAAAAGTTTTCTGACATTTCCAAGGAAAAGTTCTTGCTTGATGATACAATAGATGTACCATGAAACCtaaaaggctttcttttcattctGCAGAAAGCTTAAAAATGATGTGCATAGTGGCCTCACTAACATAGTAAGAAAAATTGTTGCTTAAAGGATATACTATGAGAAAAACAACCACATGAACAGATATGTTTCTGGTGAATATCTACTTAAGAAACCAAAGGAAAGAAAAATCCCATGATTTCTTAGAAGTGTCATTCTAAGAATATAACAATGTTATTGAACAAGGACTTTTGTAATTATTGTGACAGAGCATATGACACTTTTTATTTCTTTGACATGGAAAATTGAACAAGCTAGAAGATAGTCAGAACATTAGCTTCTAACTGTGCACAAGAGCAATGACCTCTACATACGCTTCAAAGATAATAGAGGTGAATTGGTAAACTATAAGCAATTTGGTTAAATAAATGCATCACTGCTTCATTTTTCACTGCAGATATTATAATATCCTGATTTACACTGTTTCAATTGTACATTTTACTCATCCCTCCAACCTGCCTAAGACATTCGTTACTCTTCACATACACCCTAGATTTAAAAGCATTGGTAGTGAAGAAGTGTTATATTGATGACCTGAAGCATGCATGGGATCGACATGACAATCTAAAATGAAtcatctttttgttcttttttgcaTATACAAGCACTGTGTTACCCCAAATTAACTGATATCATGAGCAATTCTTCTTTTTCTGATCATAAGACTGTATGTCATTTTCTACTAGTTGGTTAAATTAATTATGGCCGGGTCCCAAAAAGCAGGTGGCGAAATGTTGCAACTATATCACATCAAAATGCCTTCTTTTTTCCAGGATGTAATTCCAGTTTTTGACATGAAATTTCTCAGACATGATAAAGAGTAGCATCTGTGGAGAAAATcgatgtataactgaaatttatcacCAAATAATTTAACTACATTGACCTACTTCAGACCAAAAATCACCAGGAACATGCTCGAAACAGGCAAAAATGACTTCTTCTAAACTTAGTTTGCAGCATTGGATCCGCAGAGGTGGTACTTACGTATGCCAATCGAGACCGAGGACAGCGGTCACGAATCGGACGGAGAGGGCTTCGCAGAGCAGGGCGGAGAGCATGAAGACCAGCGAGGCGAGGAAGGGGATAGCGGCCCGTAGCTCTAACGGCCAGTGCCGGTAGAAGGGGGCGCGACAGGCCGCGGCGAGGGCGAGGACCGCCCACAGGGCCGGCTGGAGCCGCCCGTGCCACGAGGGCGAGACATAGCGCAGGTAATCGACCGCCACGTACGAGATCGCCGCGAGGCCGAGACCCTCATTGGCTCTCGGCATCGCCGGCGAGGGGTGCTGGCGGCCGCCCCGGGCTTCTCCTCCTGACGCCTCCCGCGATGGACGAAGGGAAGGGacggagggagaagagaagaagaggggaagtGTTCGATTAATTGCCAGGTGAATTTAAAGGAAAGCAAAGCTGCCGAGCGGAAGGAAGGCACGACAAAAGGGGCGGAACGGAGGAGTCAAGCGGAATTTTAAGGCAGTGGAAATTTTGATGACCGATGATGGAGGAATTCGAGTTTTCATGAACTTAAAGGGCTTTTCTGCGTATTAGTCTTATACATTCGTGCCGCGCGTGTGGGAAAATATTTCTGAAATTACATATTTATGAAGGAGCTATTTGTAAACATGCACATAAACGTGGTTCGCGGTTCCCTGTCCTCCGCCGTCCCCTAACTCTTTAAACTCCCCTGTAACCCTAACCCCAGAAAGGGGCCGGCAAAAGGATCGAAAACCCCCCCTCGACGAACTCCCTCGTCAGCGATGCAGCACGACGACGTGATATGGCAGGTCATCAGGCACAACCACTGCAGCTACATGGCCAAGTACTTCCCAAGGCCTTCGCTCCTCTCGTTCTTCGGAGACCATCAATCCGAGTGATTTTTAATGGGTCTCTAATACTTGTTGGTCGGTGTTGTGTAGAATCACCACGGGGATTTTCTGTAGAAACCCGTACAATGTTACCGGAATCTGCAACCGCAGCTCTTGCCCGCTCGCCAACAGTCGATACGCCACGATTCGTGATCATGACGGTACCTTGTTTCGAATTTAGCCCCTAAAATGCCTTGCTATTTGGATTGCTGGTAGGAAATTTATGTGTGGCGTTGATTGGTTTCTGCTTCACACTTATTTTTTCGTTTGTCTAACATCTATTAATCGAAGAAGATGGACGTGTGATAAACTATGTAAAGTTTTTGAAGACTATGTTCTATATGCTGGAGTTGTAAGTTTTCATTCTGGTCTAAAATTTGATTACAGAATGAGGACATTGACATTGTTACTGCctaccttttttttaattttttgtttgttATTTAGAGGCTGCTCTTGAATCAAGGAAGAAATAAAGAATGTGTTTCACAGAAGGATTTGGtatctcaagatcataagtttggGGCAGCCTTttgttatgattaattttaacatAAACTTGCTTCTTATATGCATAATTGAAATTTGTAACAAAAACTTTCCCACGATTTAACTGGCAAAGGTAGACATCGATGAAGAAGATAAGAGTCAAATCCATAATGGAAATTACTGTTGAAagataatagttttttttataatttatgtgTTTAAGCTTCCTTATGGAACTAGGTCATTGTGGTCTTCAATAAGTATTATCTGGATTGCTAATAATTGGATTAATTTAATTGGGTGGTTGTAAAGAAATTAGTGTACTGAAGCATTTGTCTTCTTTTAAAATTTCCATACAGTTAGTGAATTTATAATTGAGGATTGACGTATTTTACCTTCATGTACTTTCTGAAATGGAACCAGATAAGTACCCCATCTCCCATGCCCCTTTCTGAAGTTGACCTTGTTGATGTGCATCTGAGCTAGCTTGAATGGGTTTTAGAATGTATCAGTTCTAGTTTTATAGTCTAGCTTTAATAGAACTGATATCACTTATTTCTTGTTccttaataattttatatatttttctagtTCTACTCCTGAAAATGCTTTGGTACTTTTTATCCTGACTTGCTGTCTTGTGCAGGAGTGTTTTACTTGTATATGAAAACAATTGAAAGGGCTCATAAACCAAATGAATTGTGGGAAAGAGTTAAACTTCCTAGAAATTATGAGAAGGCACTAGAAACTATTGGCAAGCATCTGGTACTTGATATTCTTAATGACAAGCTAACCTGACTTTTAACTTTTGGAAGCACTAGATGCATCATCCTTTTGGTTTTGGCAGGAGTACTGGcctaaattacttgtgcacaaaatCAAGCAGCGCTTAACCAAAATGACTCAGTATCGAATACGCATGAGGAAGCTAGAACTGAAAGTGAGGTACGTATTTATTTCAGTCATTCCGTAGTTTCAATATGTTACATGTAGAGTAGCTGGAGATCAGGGTTTCAGACACAAAAATAGCATCTCTGTATTTAAAATCAAGGCTCCATATGTTGATCCTCCCCAAACCTTGCTTCGGTGGGAGTTTCATGGATCGAGTATCCTTTTAGAGTAGCTGGAGACTCGATAATATCAAAACTCTCCTTGTCTTGTCCTCATAGAGGTAAAGCATGTGTCAATAAAGAACAACAGTGTAGGTGTAGGGTATTagacaattttttttataattccaTGTTTTGGCCTTTGGGCAACAAACATATTTTGAATCCACATCTTTTTTTTGTCCTCTGTGTTGGAGGCAAGGGATGTCTCTTTTTTCAACAATATTTGGTCTTTATAAAAATGGGAACCAGCAAACAATCTTTAAAAACTGGGAAGCTTTTGTTTGATACAGGGAGAAGATAATTACTGTacctagaaaagagaaaaaaagagaggcAAGGAGGGAGGAAAAAGCTGAAAAAGCTGCAATTCTTGATAAGGTTTGTTACATTTCatcttttgttaattattttatagtcCTGTTTGTCAGCATCAGCAAGTATGACTTGTTGTAAGTGTTATGCAGAGTATCGAGAATGAGCTGCTGGAGCGTCTCAAGAAAGGTGTTTATGGTGATATATATAACTATCCTGTTCAGGCATATAACAATGTCCTGGAAATGGAAGGCCTACAACCAAGTGctgaggaagaagatgaagaagtatGCTTTAGAGTCAATTTCTGCTCATCTTCTGTTTCTTTGGCTGTTTATAGTAACTTGTACTTGTCTCATTTTACCAGGAGCCAGAAGTAGAATATGTTGAAGGTTATGATGGACTCGAGGAAGAAGAGGACATGGAAGATTTTGGTGGTTTCGTGAAAAATgaatctttgatggatgatgattATGGTATAGATTTTTGACCCAAGGCATTTATTCTTtacatttcttttttgttgttgtctGATTAATGCAATAACCATAGAAGTTCGATACAATAGTGACAACACTATACTAGTGGTTCCATTAAAAATTTCAATAATGTCCGGCTCTGAACTCAAGTGGATCACAGTTCCGCTCCCAGTTAGTCGATCTTATCATCTTGGGATGTGAAGTTTCTGCTAAATATGCTAATTTTGGTGCAGATGAAATGGATGAAGAAAATGAAGAAATAGAACCCTTAGATCAACACCCTGCCAAGAAAATACGAAAAGCATCTGCATCTGAAGCTAGAAAGATAGAAGGTGGTGATTCTGGgaaaaagtcaaaaagaaaggggagGGTAATCATTGAGGTACTGTGCCTTATTCTCTGTAACTGATTAAAATCCTTCTCCTCGCAAGTAGAATAGTCTCATTACAACAACAATAGATCcattgagattttttttctttctaaaataTGTAATTTGCAGCACTCAATCCCTTTCCGTCTTTTCCTTCctctgtattttttttttctttctcctcctttttgcctTTTCTATCTTTTCGAAGAACATTATAACTGATGAGAATTTCAACTGCTGTAACTTAATAATACTTTTGGATTACACAGGTTGAGCAGGATGAGGAATTGGGTGAGAGACAAAAGGCACATGTATAAAAGCTCAAGTTCCCTTGGTTTCCTGCATGCCCTTCACATCAAGCATCATCCCATGGTATGTACCTCGAGGGCAGACACTTATGGAGCGGCGGGACCGATGTTTCCGACCCCGAACAATTTTTGATATGATGTTGGTGTTAATGCAACAAAATGAGTTCTGTTAGTGTAACATCTAAttagttgaaatgttttgtcatcCTTTGTGAGACTCTCCTAAGGTTAATATTGGTGATTGGTAAGCATGCAGTTTGCATTGTCTTCCCAAATTTATCGATATCTTTATAAATGAATTGTTTCGGTAGTCCACTTTCAGCCTTAAGAAAGTGTATCAATCACTTCATTACCTGTTGCTATGATTTGATTTTGGGTTCAATTCCTTAGTTTATTTTTATCCCTttgaaagaataagtatgttcgtTCACTATTGCTAAAAGATCAATTCCGAACATTATCTATCATAATTCTACCGTGGCTTTCCATGTCATACTTCGATCGGATTTGGTGCTCTGTTGGCTAAGCTAATAATCATGTTTTAATAGCTATATTAATAAATATGACAATTGAATGAACTCAATTGTTTTATTTGcatcgcttttttttttttttttgcctaaagggcaaaacaataataataataataataataataataataatgacatgGCACTCAATCTTCTTCTGTTTGATGTCACGTTGTGTATGCCTAAACCAGTTCGACCCGACCCGACAATCCTCTATTCTCTTTGCTCATCCCCAACCAACCAATTCTCCTCCCGGCCACAACCGTTCTTTTTGGTGCCGCTTCAGGTACTCCTTCGCCCGGCATTTCTCTTCCTTCCTCCGATCTTGATCTCCGTCGTCCTTCCCCTATTCCGTGCCATCCGCGTCTTTGTGCGCTTCGATCCGGCCGACCCAACCGCTATCTCATTGCCGGAGCCTCGTGTCTTGTGCCCTTTCTCGTAGACCATGGATCTGGGTTTGGTTGGTTTCTTGTTCGTTTTATACTGTTAATTATGATGCCGTCGATCTTTGTTTGCTCTTTGGCTGCAGTAGTTGGTCTCTGAACAGAGGCGCCGATCGATCTCTCTCGAGGAATGCGCTGAGATGACACCTGCTCAGGATCCATTCTATGTTGTTAAAGAGGAGATTCAAGAGTCCGTAAGTCACTGTCCCCTGATCATTTGCGAATTGGTCATTTTTCTTTAGCAAGCAATTCGATGATCGATCAAGGCATTTGTCCAAAACCTGTGCATTCTGAGAAATTGGACAGTTTGTTTGATGTTCCTATGCAAGTGGGCATAACTTTATTATTTTCCAAATCAAACGAGAACTCTCTCTAGCGGATTTCTCATATTCTAAAGGCAGTCATATCTGTTTATGATTTCATccgctgttttttttttttttctggttgcaGATTAACAAACTGCAAGTTACTTTTCAACAATGGGAACAAACCCCTTCAAACACCGGAGAGAGTGTACACCTTACAAAACAGCTTGTTGTCAGCTGTGAGAGCATAGAGTGGCAGGTATTACTTTAAGCAAATACAAGTGATTCATGTTATGTTTTAAGAAATCTCCATCATCTCAAAATGTTCATCGTGGTAAAACTTGTGAGAGTAGAGAAGCAAGTGCACTGAACTGAAAGATACCTTTTAGTGAAGGTAATTTCagcataatagtctccctaatgctTTAATTTCACATATGGGTCCCTTAGTCTCATTATTTATATGAAAATCGCTAAGTTTTTTCTTCCATTCTGCAAGTTATCCCCTTCCATCCACTTTTCTCAAACTATGATCAAAATGAAGGCCTTTTTAGCTCAACAGCTAACAAAAGTTGGCTTATGACTTAGCAAAATATATCATTAAGGGAAAACTTATATGgagtacaaaggaagcaaaaaaaaatgAAGGGTAAAATTTCTGTTATATGTGTGTTGTTAATGATCTAAAACTGTTGGTGGAATATACTAGCAATATTCCTTCAGATTTAACCTAAGGACCAATATGTACAACTTAAGAGATTTGTATAAGTTTCATATAATCAACTAAACTGGGGGGCTgtaaaaaattgaaagattttgCTGCTTGTGTGTCTATGCTTTCATGTTAAGAAATTTGATAGATTTTTTTAGCTTTCTCTAATGTTGATGGAAGTCAGATGCTTCTGGACTCTATCAAATCTAACAAAACTTGCTTTCCTGGTTGTCTCTGATGGTTGAACTCTTTTGTTGAACTTGATCATTCTATTAATGGAAAGGTGGATGAATTGGATATGGCAATTGCAGTTGCTGTGAGAGATCCTGCATGGTATGGTCTTgatgaagttgaacttgaaaagcACAGGAGATGGACTAGCACTGCACGTTATCAGGTAAAGCTTAAAGTAAAGTTTGGAACTAtttctttattatcattttttttatgtcTTGGATTGGTTTAAATTTTTTGCTTATAATATAGGTAACACCTTGTCTTGTGCTTGAGCTTGTGGAGACATGCATATTCAGAAGCACAAccattacatatttttatttgtttccatTTTCTTCATAATTTCTGATCATTTCAGCAGTAATGTAGGTGGGTAATATTAGGAAAACTGTAGAAACAGGAAAGGAGAAGCAGAATTCATTCAGCTTAGGTACAAATGGTGTGCGTAAAGAGCTGATGGGGCTTCCAAATGATCATGCTTCTCAGGCAGGCAGATCAAACAATTACATTAATCaagataatgatgattttatctctTCAGAATCAGTTCAGCAGCTGCTCCTGATAAAGTAATTCTGTCTTTTTTCATTTTCTGTTTTTTGTTATAGTAGTGAATGAGGTATAAAAGTTTAGGATGCATCTTCTGCAGCAGATTTGGGATCTGTGATCAGTTTTCCTATTGGTCAGTTCATAGTTGGTGGTCAACCAAGTTGATTACTTTAAATTTCTTGTTCTGGCACTCATTGGCCTTGCTCTATTTTGTTGGTTTTATCAATGCTTTCTAGGATATGAGAGGGGCAGTGTAAGTAGTAGGACCAttgttttataaattatatgaagTTTGTATTCTTTTAAAGCTTCCACGAGTCTTTGGTCCTTGGATACAAACTCTAGTTTCTTACTGGAGCTGTGATATTTATTGACACCACGAACTGTGAAGGAAAAATCCATCTTCTCTATAACAAAGAACCTCCTTattcaagtttattattaaaaaaaattttaggtACAATAAGTGTAGATTAAGTTACATAAAAGATTGCATTTTGTTGACACCTCTTTTATTTCCTAAATCTTACttcaggaaacaagatgaggagcTGGACGAGCTTAGTGCTAGTGTTCGGAGAATTGGAGATGTAGGACTTACTATACATGATGAACTTGTTGGGCAGGTATGTTCAACAACAAAATGCCTAAAAATGTCCTGCAATGATTAGTTGACTGATAGGAAAAAAGACTCCTGTCAAACTAACAAGATCCAATGGTGTTGCACATTTTGAGTATAGTGTTCTTGCATAATAGAGAATCAGGAGTTATTTTGCCTTCCTCTATGTAATGAACAATAAGTTCTCTTTTACTAAAAAGTTCTGCTCCAATATTGTGGAAAATGGAAAACATTATGTCTTCTGACTTGTAAATGATTCTGGTTGGCTCTGGTCTCAAGAACTTTGTTATACATTATCTTGGTGTATAATGTTCAATACATACACATCCTTCTTGGTGTTTAATGTTCAATAATATTCAGTAAGATGTTTTTTGGTCATTGCTGGATCCTTTAGATTTATTAACAGCATGGCCATGTGAATTCCTCTCTATAAAGATACTTTCATTGGGGTCAAATATCCTATCATCTTCATAACCATGCAAACTAGTCTCTGGTTTACAAGACATAACAGAGCTCCTTAGTGAAGAGTTAAATTTCATATTCAGTGTGTAAGACTTTCTGCTGCTGCAGGGAAAATTATTGGATGAATTCGGCATGGAAATGGAGACTACTTCAAACAGGCTTGACTTCGTCCAGGTTAGTTTCCACTCCTCCCCCtctttttattattgtttttttcAAAAGCAAAATTGTTGTTCAGCTTAGTGTAACCTTAGGAACAGGATTGTTTTATTCATTATGTACATTGTTCCAATTTAAGATTTGATTCAACTAAGATCGACTTTATTCGTGATATGTCTTGCTTTCATTTTCCCATGAGCTCGTGGTTTATTTGAAGATTGATCTGGGCTTTCATAAATATCTCCAAAACCATAccgaaagagaatatttttctttgCAGAAAAAAGTTGCTAAGGTGATGAAGAAGGCAGGCGCCAAGGGCCAAAT comes from the Musa acuminata AAA Group cultivar baxijiao chromosome BXJ1-10, Cavendish_Baxijiao_AAA, whole genome shotgun sequence genome and includes:
- the LOC135587026 gene encoding syntaxin-61-like isoform X3 — encoded protein: MTPAQDPFYVVKEEIQESINKLQVTFQQWEQTPSNTGESVHLTKQLVVSCESIEWQVDELDMAIAVAVRDPAWYGLDEVELEKHRRWTSTARYQVGNIRKTVETGKEKQNSFSLGTNGVRKELMGLPNDHASQAGRSNNYINQDNDDFISSESVQQLLLIKKQDEELDELSASVRRIGDVGLTIHDELVGQGKLLDEFGMEMETTSNRLDFVQVIQFSNQ
- the LOC135587026 gene encoding syntaxin-61-like isoform X2, producing MTPAQDPFYVVKEEIQESINKLQVTFQQWEQTPSNTGESVHLTKQLVVSCESIEWQVDELDMAIAVAVRDPAWYGLDEVELEKHRRWTSTARYQVGNIRKTVETGKEKQNSFSLGTNGVRKELMGLPNDHASQAGRSNNYINQDNDDFISSESVQQLLLIKKQDEELDELSASVRRIGDVGLTIHDELVGQGKLLDEFGMEMETTSNRLDFVQKKVAKVIQFSNQ
- the LOC104000300 gene encoding protein PHLOEM UNLOADING MODULATOR; translated protein: MPRANEGLGLAAISYVAVDYLRYVSPSWHGRLQPALWAVLALAAACRAPFYRHWPLELRAAIPFLASLVFMLSALLCEALSVRFVTAVLGLDWHTSSPPLPDSGQWLLLFLNEKLPQVVVDVLRAHIIGLHHFLMLFVMLAFSVVFNSVKAPGLGLAARYMFTMAIGRLLRAVTFVSTILPSVRPWCAEVRFPVPYHPHPWVQKYYMPYASDSDAIRKLIQTDMPYATIGEYPGEYRPNWGRMNFLIDILRPTVSEGSSWYQLLKKAGGGCNDLLYSGHMLVAVLTAMAWTEAYGGWTSALTWILVLHSAQREIRERHHYTVDCIVAIYVGILLWRMTGFIWSAKDATKTKRLAKLDEVQSRLIHAAKDSDIDEIRDLLKEVERAGQERRGSSQWAIWLFAGTTITVSLIMVLVAFMLTSDG
- the LOC135587026 gene encoding syntaxin-61-like isoform X1, translating into MTPAQDPFYVVKEEIQESINKLQVTFQQWEQTPSNTGESVHLTKQLVVSCESIEWQVDELDMAIAVAVRDPAWYGLDEVELEKHRRWTSTARYQVGNIRKTVETGKEKQNSFSLGTNGVRKELMGLPNDHASQAGRSNNYINQDNDDFISSESVQQLLLIKKQDEELDELSASVRRIGDVGLTIHDELVGQGKLLDEFGMEMETTSNRLDFVQKKVAKVMKKAGAKGQIMMIAFLIILFIILLFLVFFT
- the LOC135587026 gene encoding syntaxin-61-like isoform X4, encoding MTPAQDPFYVVKEEIQESINKLQVTFQQWEQTPSNTGESVHLTKQLVVSCESIEWQVDELDMAIAVAVRDPAWYGLDEVELEKHRRWTSTARYQAGRSNNYINQDNDDFISSESVQQLLLIKKQDEELDELSASVRRIGDVGLTIHDELVGQGKLLDEFGMEMETTSNRLDFVQKKVAKVMKKAGAKGQIMMIAFLIILFIILLFLVFFT
- the LOC135595480 gene encoding uncharacterized protein LOC135595480, which codes for MQHDDVIWQVIRHNHCSYMAKITTGIFCRNPYNVTGICNRSSCPLANSRYATIRDHDGVFYLYMKTIERAHKPNELWERVKLPRNYEKALETIGKHLEYWPKLLVHKIKQRLTKMTQYRIRMRKLELKVREKIITVPRKEKKREARREEKAEKAAILDKSIENELLERLKKGVYGDIYNYPVQAYNNVLEMEGLQPSAEEEDEEEPEVEYVEGYDGLEEEEDMEDFGGFVKNESLMDDDYDEMDEENEEIEPLDQHPAKKIRKASASEARKIEGGDSGKKSKRKGRVIIEVEQDEELGERQKAHV